A single window of Sinorhizobium sp. RAC02 DNA harbors:
- a CDS encoding Atu2307/SP_0267 family LLM class monooxygenase, whose translation MDIGIHSFAALFPDPATGALPSAADRMAGLLDEIQDADRVGLDFFGIGEHHRAEFLDSAPAVILAAAAARTSRIRLTSAVTVLGAADPVRVFQEFATLDLIAHGRAEVVVGRGSSVEAFPLFGLPMSDYDDLFSENLDLLLKLGETTTPTWEGRFRPALNGQGVYPRPHQARLPIWVGVGGTPQSFERAGKLGLPLMIAIIGGTFERFRPLVDLYREAGARAGHDPATLKVAVHAMGFVADTDDEAHDIFFPGWAQMIGKYAQERGWAQPSRAQFDELASPNGAFIVGDPATVTANILHVNEVLGGISRIAFQMTSAASEPGAMTRSIELLGTEVAPAVRAFGDGSGLPLSL comes from the coding sequence ATGGACATCGGTATCCACAGCTTCGCCGCCCTTTTTCCCGATCCTGCAACAGGTGCGCTTCCATCTGCAGCCGATCGCATGGCAGGCCTTCTCGACGAGATTCAGGATGCAGATCGTGTAGGGCTCGATTTTTTCGGCATCGGTGAGCACCATCGGGCCGAGTTTCTTGATTCTGCACCTGCCGTTATTCTGGCGGCTGCCGCGGCGCGTACCAGTCGGATCAGGCTGACAAGCGCCGTGACGGTTCTAGGCGCGGCCGATCCGGTGCGCGTCTTCCAGGAATTTGCGACGCTCGACCTCATAGCGCACGGTCGTGCTGAGGTCGTCGTTGGCAGAGGGTCGTCGGTAGAGGCGTTTCCATTGTTTGGCCTGCCGATGAGCGACTATGACGACCTCTTTTCTGAGAACCTCGATCTGCTTTTGAAGCTTGGTGAAACCACCACACCAACCTGGGAAGGCCGCTTCCGACCGGCGTTGAACGGGCAGGGTGTGTACCCGCGGCCCCATCAGGCAAGGTTGCCAATTTGGGTGGGCGTCGGTGGCACGCCGCAATCTTTCGAACGTGCCGGTAAGCTTGGCCTGCCACTGATGATCGCAATAATTGGAGGCACTTTCGAGCGCTTCCGCCCGCTTGTCGATCTCTACCGCGAGGCCGGGGCGCGGGCCGGCCATGATCCCGCAACGTTGAAGGTAGCCGTGCATGCGATGGGCTTCGTCGCCGACACGGACGATGAGGCGCACGATATCTTTTTCCCCGGCTGGGCGCAGATGATCGGAAAATATGCGCAGGAGCGCGGCTGGGCGCAGCCGAGCCGGGCACAATTCGATGAATTGGCCAGTCCGAACGGCGCATTTATTGTAGGGGATCCCGCTACAGTCACGGCCAATATTCTTCACGTGAACGAGGTGCTTGGCGGGATATCCCGCATCGCCTTCCAGATGACATCAGCGGCGTCCGAACCCGGCGCGATGACCCGGTCGATCGAACTGCTTGGCACTGAAGTGGCACCGGCTGTTCGGGCATTTGGCGATGGTTCTGGGTTGCCGCTTTCGCTATGA
- a CDS encoding hydrolase produces MSFRNGIDSLLRPEDSVLVLIDHQPFQLANLHSHTAQVVVNNAAGLTKAARAFRVPTILTSVVADRGGLIFPQITNVFPEQEVIDRTTLNTWEDPKVVDAVKATGRKQLIIAGLYTEICVAMPVIHALGDGWDVTVITDACGGVSVEAHERAVQRMIAAGANAMTWLALASEWQRDHARLEHVAEFVDVLKEHEPGSGIAFLWEQQLLNTDVKSLESSGF; encoded by the coding sequence ATGAGCTTTCGCAACGGCATCGACTCACTCCTTCGCCCCGAAGATTCTGTACTCGTCTTGATCGACCATCAGCCCTTCCAGCTCGCGAACCTCCACAGCCACACGGCCCAAGTCGTGGTCAACAACGCGGCTGGACTGACGAAGGCTGCCAGGGCCTTTCGTGTTCCGACCATTCTAACCAGTGTCGTAGCCGATCGCGGCGGTCTGATCTTCCCACAGATCACCAATGTATTCCCAGAACAGGAAGTTATCGACCGTACCACCCTGAACACCTGGGAGGACCCGAAGGTTGTGGATGCCGTCAAAGCTACGGGACGCAAGCAACTGATCATTGCAGGCCTCTACACGGAAATCTGCGTCGCGATGCCAGTGATCCACGCCCTTGGTGACGGCTGGGACGTGACAGTGATCACCGATGCGTGCGGTGGAGTTTCCGTTGAAGCCCATGAGAGAGCTGTCCAGCGCATGATCGCCGCCGGTGCCAATGCAATGACATGGCTGGCCCTGGCTTCTGAATGGCAGCGCGACCATGCTCGACTCGAACATGTTGCCGAATTTGTGGATGTTCTCAAGGAACATGAACCCGGCAGCGGGATCGCGTTCCTATGGGAACAGCAGTTGCTTAACACTGATGTAAAGTCACTCGAAAGCTCTGGCTTCTAG
- a CDS encoding PQQ-binding-like beta-propeller repeat protein: MSNNLVTNHNMSEHPSDAQRHADFLNRSATRKIRSGLEDTKTRFENFKMEKNRRHARFLLGLTAALLTTVASSTAYADPRPVNENNWPSYNRTLAGDRFSPLRQITPDNVANLTRKCEYALAEPTSFQTGPLVIDGVLYFTSPSGSFAIDATTCEERWRVTHTVPKGEGVISANRGFAFLDGKLYRGTMEGHVIALSAEDGRTLWDAQIPDAGPGVTIPMAPIAADGKVFVGNAGGDRANVRGHVYAYDAETGKLLWRFEVIPDTPEVRATWKMPQGNPLSGGGVWVSLSYDEETGVVYAPTGNPAPDFDAELREGDNLYVNSIIAIDGDTGKLITHNQVVKRDFHDWGVSAAPALVTTKRGRRIAASANKDGLLTVLDRTNLDAGLPFIYAQPTTTRENGDVPLSRERPTLFCPGLFGGTEWNGAAYHPTENTLFVGAVDWCSTVTLQSRDAPVPATGDIWLGVLEPLNKVLADWSTARGWLTAFDADTGDIRWKLETPKPVLAGITPTATGLVFGADLAGNLFALDAASGQRLWNDNLGQPLGGGLITYKAGEKQLVAAAVGNGGGVWPIDVTRSSIVVYSLP, encoded by the coding sequence GTGAGTAACAATCTCGTCACCAACCACAACATGTCTGAACACCCTTCCGATGCACAGAGGCATGCGGATTTCCTGAACAGGTCAGCAACGAGAAAAATCAGGTCGGGGCTGGAGGACACGAAAACCCGTTTCGAGAACTTCAAGATGGAAAAAAACCGCCGGCACGCGCGGTTTCTGCTGGGCTTGACCGCGGCACTTCTGACGACGGTTGCGAGCTCGACCGCTTACGCTGATCCGAGACCGGTGAATGAGAACAATTGGCCATCTTATAACAGGACACTGGCTGGTGATCGGTTTTCGCCGCTCAGGCAGATAACCCCGGACAACGTCGCAAACCTGACGCGAAAATGTGAATACGCGCTTGCCGAACCGACATCGTTTCAGACAGGCCCGCTCGTGATCGACGGGGTCCTCTATTTCACATCGCCCAGTGGGTCGTTTGCGATCGATGCCACGACCTGCGAGGAGCGCTGGCGTGTTACCCATACCGTACCAAAAGGCGAAGGCGTCATCTCGGCCAACCGCGGCTTCGCCTTCCTGGACGGCAAGCTGTACCGGGGAACGATGGAAGGCCACGTGATCGCACTCTCGGCAGAGGACGGTCGAACGCTGTGGGATGCCCAGATCCCGGACGCGGGGCCGGGCGTCACCATTCCTATGGCGCCGATCGCCGCGGACGGAAAGGTGTTCGTCGGCAATGCGGGCGGTGACCGCGCCAACGTGCGAGGCCATGTTTATGCCTATGACGCGGAGACCGGCAAACTGCTTTGGCGCTTCGAGGTCATCCCCGACACGCCCGAGGTACGGGCGACCTGGAAGATGCCTCAGGGCAACCCACTTTCCGGCGGAGGAGTATGGGTCTCCCTGAGCTACGATGAGGAGACGGGCGTTGTTTATGCCCCCACCGGCAATCCCGCGCCGGACTTCGACGCCGAACTTCGAGAAGGCGACAATCTTTATGTCAACTCGATCATCGCCATCGATGGCGACACGGGAAAGCTGATCACCCACAATCAGGTCGTGAAGCGCGACTTTCACGACTGGGGCGTCAGCGCCGCACCAGCACTCGTCACGACCAAGCGTGGCCGACGCATCGCAGCGTCAGCCAACAAGGACGGACTGCTCACCGTGCTCGATAGAACAAATCTCGATGCCGGGCTTCCTTTCATCTATGCCCAGCCTACAACCACACGAGAGAATGGTGATGTTCCGCTTTCACGCGAGCGTCCAACTCTATTTTGCCCAGGACTGTTCGGGGGGACGGAATGGAACGGCGCAGCTTACCACCCTACTGAGAACACGCTGTTTGTAGGGGCCGTAGATTGGTGCTCAACGGTGACGCTCCAATCTCGCGACGCGCCTGTTCCAGCGACTGGCGATATCTGGCTCGGCGTGCTTGAACCTCTCAACAAAGTACTCGCTGACTGGTCGACAGCCCGCGGCTGGCTTACCGCCTTTGACGCCGATACTGGCGACATCCGCTGGAAACTGGAGACACCAAAACCCGTTCTGGCCGGCATCACCCCTACGGCGACTGGATTGGTCTTCGGAGCCGATCTTGCGGGCAACCTGTTCGCACTGGACGCTGCGAGTGGGCAGCGGCTGTGGAACGACAATCTGGGTCAGCCTCTAGGCGGCGGGCTTATCACTTATAAGGCCGGCGAGAAGCAGTTGGTCGCAGCCGCTGTCGGCAACGGTGGCGGGGTCTGGCCGATTGACGTCACGCGCAGCAGCATCGTCGTTTACAGCCTCCCATGA
- a CDS encoding SDR family oxidoreductase: MTELNGKRALVTGASRGIGAAIAIMLADRGADVAITYESSADKAAKVVNEIEGKGRKALGLRADSADPEAVRRAVEETVAGLGGLDILVNNAGIARYANVGDDGSLTDLEAMFNVNVRSAVAASGAAMRYLGKGGRIVIIGSFLAERVPFPGVTLYSTTKSALTAFSRGLARDLGSRAITVNLVQPGPTDTDLNPANGDHADGLRALTALGHYGEREDIASAVAFLVSPAAKFITGTVLNVDGGISA, translated from the coding sequence ATGACTGAACTCAACGGAAAACGCGCGCTGGTCACGGGCGCATCAAGAGGCATCGGCGCGGCGATCGCGATCATGCTCGCCGACAGGGGGGCCGACGTTGCCATCACCTACGAAAGCTCCGCCGACAAGGCCGCCAAAGTGGTGAACGAAATCGAGGGTAAAGGTAGAAAGGCGCTTGGCCTTCGGGCAGACAGCGCTGATCCCGAAGCTGTCAGGCGCGCCGTCGAGGAAACGGTCGCCGGTCTCGGTGGGCTCGACATTCTCGTCAACAATGCCGGCATCGCTCGCTACGCGAATGTTGGCGATGACGGAAGCCTTACGGACCTTGAGGCGATGTTCAATGTGAACGTGCGTTCTGCCGTTGCTGCCTCTGGCGCCGCCATGCGGTATCTTGGGAAAGGCGGACGTATCGTCATAATCGGGTCGTTTCTTGCGGAGCGCGTGCCGTTTCCCGGTGTCACCCTTTACTCGACGACTAAATCTGCACTTACGGCGTTCAGCAGGGGTCTTGCACGCGACCTCGGCTCACGAGCCATAACCGTGAACCTGGTGCAGCCAGGGCCGACCGATACAGACCTGAACCCAGCAAACGGGGATCACGCTGACGGCTTGCGTGCACTCACCGCGCTCGGACACTACGGCGAGCGGGAAGATATCGCATCGGCGGTGGCGTTTCTCGTCAGTCCTGCGGCCAAATTCATCACCGGAACGGTGCTCAACGTGGACGGCGGGATCAGCGCCTAG
- the pqqA gene encoding pyrroloquinoline quinone precursor peptide PqqA produces the protein MKWTTPKFVEVSCGMEINRYAQADGPEPVLF, from the coding sequence ATGAAGTGGACTACACCAAAGTTTGTCGAAGTATCTTGCGGTATGGAAATCAACCGCTACGCGCAGGCAGACGGCCCAGAGCCGGTTCTGTTCTAG
- the pqqB gene encoding pyrroloquinoline quinone biosynthesis protein PqqB, with translation MMTALRFLVLGSAAGGGLPQWNCNCSNCAAARDPSSGLAPQTQSSLAVSVDGKTWAIFNASPDIRQQIQQTPQLHPSALRHSPIKSVVITNADIDHIGGLLTIREKQAFDLISTSAIDAVLDANPVFRVLDPAFVKRLSVGLDEEFSPLEGLEARIFAVPGKVALFLEEGEPELGLEGEQTIGVEFLAAGRRAYYIPGCATLPDWLCARIRGADLVFFDGTVFTDDEMIRVGTGVKTGQRMGHMPITGDSRSGSLDVLSKLDIACMVYVHINNTNPIWCDGPERGAVTAAGFEIGHDGMEINLA, from the coding sequence ATGATGACCGCCCTTCGGTTTCTCGTGCTCGGCTCTGCCGCGGGCGGCGGTTTGCCGCAGTGGAACTGCAATTGTTCCAATTGTGCCGCCGCCCGCGATCCGTCATCCGGACTTGCTCCACAGACGCAGTCGTCGCTTGCCGTCAGTGTCGATGGCAAGACTTGGGCGATTTTCAATGCCTCGCCGGACATTCGACAGCAGATCCAGCAGACGCCGCAGCTTCACCCCAGCGCACTTCGCCATAGCCCGATCAAAAGCGTCGTCATCACCAATGCCGATATCGATCATATCGGGGGTCTGCTGACGATCCGCGAAAAACAGGCATTCGACCTGATCTCCACTTCGGCGATCGACGCGGTGCTCGACGCCAACCCTGTCTTCCGCGTTCTTGATCCGGCCTTCGTCAAACGCCTCTCAGTCGGCCTGGACGAAGAATTCTCACCGCTCGAAGGGCTTGAGGCCCGCATATTTGCGGTCCCCGGCAAGGTGGCGCTGTTTCTGGAAGAGGGCGAGCCGGAACTGGGTCTGGAAGGCGAGCAGACGATCGGCGTGGAATTTCTCGCCGCCGGCAGGCGCGCCTATTACATTCCGGGCTGCGCGACGTTGCCGGACTGGCTGTGCGCGCGCATCCGCGGCGCGGATCTCGTCTTCTTCGACGGGACCGTGTTCACCGATGACGAGATGATCCGCGTCGGAACCGGTGTGAAGACCGGACAACGGATGGGGCATATGCCGATCACCGGTGACAGCAGGTCCGGCAGCCTCGATGTGCTGTCGAAACTCGATATAGCCTGCATGGTCTATGTGCATATCAACAACACGAACCCGATCTGGTGCGACGGCCCGGAGCGGGGTGCCGTCACCGCCGCCGGTTTCGAAATCGGTCATGACGGAATGGAGATCAACCTTGCCTGA
- the pqqC gene encoding pyrroloquinoline-quinone synthase PqqC produces the protein MRYHDKHPFHGMLHGGECSITQVRAWVINRFYYQSRIPLKDAAFMSRCEDVDIRRAWRKRIEDHDGGRKEGGGIRRWLKLAEAVGLDPDYVASSRGVLPGTRFACDAYVHFVRDMPMLDAVAASLTELFAPTIHKNRIAGLIEHYAFANDEALSYFRKRLDEAPVDVAFGLNYVLDHADTKEKQDAAAAALTFKTDVLWAQLNALFHAYVSPALLPPGGWDGKEGVIGDLDQPALKTPVKGAVE, from the coding sequence ATGCGCTATCACGACAAGCACCCGTTCCACGGCATGCTGCATGGCGGTGAATGCTCGATCACGCAGGTGCGCGCCTGGGTGATCAACCGCTTCTATTACCAGAGCCGAATTCCACTGAAGGATGCTGCCTTCATGTCGCGCTGCGAGGATGTCGACATCCGCCGCGCCTGGCGCAAGCGGATCGAGGACCATGACGGTGGCCGCAAAGAGGGCGGCGGTATCCGCCGCTGGCTAAAACTTGCCGAGGCTGTCGGTCTCGATCCCGATTACGTGGCGTCCAGCCGCGGCGTACTGCCGGGCACGCGCTTTGCCTGCGACGCCTATGTGCACTTCGTGCGCGACATGCCGATGCTGGATGCGGTGGCCGCCTCGCTGACCGAGCTGTTCGCGCCGACCATCCACAAGAACCGGATTGCCGGTCTCATCGAGCATTACGCTTTCGCCAATGACGAGGCGCTTTCCTATTTCCGCAAGCGTCTCGACGAAGCGCCGGTGGATGTCGCCTTCGGTCTCAATTACGTGCTCGACCACGCCGATACCAAGGAAAAGCAGGATGCGGCCGCAGCCGCGCTGACCTTCAAGACGGACGTGCTTTGGGCGCAGCTCAATGCGCTGTTTCACGCCTATGTCTCACCCGCTCTGCTGCCGCCCGGCGGCTGGGATGGGAAAGAAGGCGTGATCGGCGATCTCGACCAGCCGGCGCTGAAAACACCGGTCAAGGGAGCCGTGGAATGA
- the pqqD gene encoding pyrroloquinoline quinone biosynthesis peptide chaperone PqqD, with protein sequence MSEPAAVTVTAQTVAKLARGVRLREDPVRGQTVLLAPERALALDEIAVMIVNALDGVRDLDAIAEEFSVKFEAPKEQILVDVIAFVDEFSKRRMLELKP encoded by the coding sequence ATGAGCGAGCCGGCAGCAGTCACGGTCACGGCACAGACGGTCGCGAAACTGGCCCGCGGTGTGCGGCTGCGCGAGGACCCGGTGCGCGGCCAGACCGTGCTTCTGGCGCCGGAAAGAGCGCTGGCTCTGGACGAGATCGCGGTGATGATCGTCAACGCGCTCGACGGCGTGCGGGATCTCGATGCGATCGCTGAAGAGTTCTCCGTCAAGTTCGAGGCGCCGAAGGAACAGATCCTCGTCGATGTGATTGCCTTCGTCGACGAATTTTCCAAGCGTCGCATGCTGGAGCTGAAGCCGTGA
- the pqqE gene encoding pyrroloquinoline quinone biosynthesis protein PqqE, with protein MTDRIRIPAPIAMLAELTHRCPLACPYCSNPLELEGVKTELSTQEWITVFEQAAALGVLHLHLSGGEPASRRDLVELTAAAAKAGLYTNLITSGIGLTEKRIAELSEVGLDHLQLSIQGATPVLADKVGGYKGGYDRKIAVAEWTHSAGIPLTVNAVCHKQNMDELGAMLDLAVTLGARRIEIATVQFHGWAEKNRKALMPTKEQVLRTNAFVDEARKRLEGIIVIDYVPADHHSTYPKACMGGWGRTGLNVTPSGKVLPCHAAESIPSLNFETVRDMSLTDIWYDSDAFNAYRGDSWMPELCRSCDRKAIDFGGCRCQAMALAGDATAPDPVCARSPMRQVLAEQANLDGRSEPPAFVYRGR; from the coding sequence GTGACGGATCGCATCCGCATTCCCGCGCCGATCGCCATGCTTGCAGAGCTGACGCATCGCTGTCCGCTCGCCTGTCCCTATTGCTCCAATCCCTTGGAACTGGAGGGCGTCAAGACCGAGCTTTCGACGCAGGAATGGATCACCGTATTCGAACAGGCGGCAGCGTTGGGCGTGCTGCACCTGCATCTTTCCGGCGGCGAGCCGGCCTCAAGACGGGATCTGGTGGAGCTGACGGCCGCTGCAGCCAAGGCCGGGCTTTATACCAATCTGATCACCTCCGGCATCGGCCTCACCGAAAAGCGGATCGCCGAACTGTCCGAGGTAGGGCTCGACCATCTGCAGCTGTCGATCCAGGGCGCGACGCCTGTGCTTGCCGACAAGGTGGGTGGTTACAAAGGCGGTTACGATCGCAAGATTGCGGTGGCCGAGTGGACGCATTCAGCCGGCATTCCGCTGACCGTCAACGCCGTCTGCCACAAGCAGAACATGGACGAGCTGGGCGCCATGCTGGATCTTGCGGTCACGCTCGGTGCCCGCCGCATCGAGATCGCCACCGTACAGTTTCACGGCTGGGCCGAGAAGAACCGCAAGGCGCTGATGCCGACCAAGGAACAGGTGCTGCGCACCAACGCCTTTGTAGACGAGGCCCGCAAGCGGCTGGAAGGCATTATCGTCATCGACTATGTGCCGGCCGATCATCACTCGACCTACCCGAAAGCCTGCATGGGCGGCTGGGGTCGTACCGGCCTCAACGTGACGCCATCTGGCAAGGTTCTGCCCTGCCATGCGGCGGAAAGCATTCCGTCGCTGAACTTCGAGACGGTGCGCGACATGTCGCTCACCGATATCTGGTACGACAGCGACGCCTTCAACGCCTATCGCGGTGACAGCTGGATGCCGGAACTCTGCCGCTCCTGCGACCGCAAGGCGATCGATTTCGGCGGCTGCCGCTGCCAGGCGATGGCGTTGGCAGGCGATGCAACGGCTCCCGATCCTGTCTGCGCCCGCTCACCGATGCGCCAAGTGCTCGCGGAACAGGCGAACCTAGACGGCCGCTCAGAGCCTCCCGCTTTCGTTTATCGCGGCCGCTAG
- a CDS encoding 3-oxoacyl-ACP reductase family protein, translated as MADLMGKRALVTGGSRGIGAAIALVLAEKGADVAITYKKSPERADGVVSSIEKLGRRALAVQADSADPDAAKRAVAETVEKFGGLDILVNSAAIGLAGPIADLDLTQFQALMDINVRAPVAFSKAAIPHFTKGGGRIISIGSALGDRVPFPGVTAYAMSKSALHSFTRGLSRELGPQGITVNLVSPGSTDTEANPADGASADFQRSLSSIGRFADPREIADVVAFLASPGANMITGTTVTVDGGANA; from the coding sequence ATGGCTGATCTTATGGGGAAGCGCGCTCTCGTTACCGGAGGGTCTCGGGGTATCGGCGCTGCGATCGCGCTGGTCTTGGCTGAGAAGGGCGCGGACGTGGCAATTACATACAAAAAGTCGCCGGAGCGCGCGGACGGCGTCGTGTCTTCGATCGAAAAGCTGGGGCGCCGTGCGTTGGCCGTGCAGGCCGACAGTGCGGATCCGGACGCTGCTAAGCGGGCCGTGGCTGAGACTGTCGAAAAGTTCGGTGGCCTCGACATTTTGGTGAATAGTGCAGCCATCGGATTGGCCGGACCAATCGCTGACCTCGACCTCACGCAGTTCCAGGCCCTTATGGACATCAACGTGCGTGCGCCAGTCGCTTTTTCAAAAGCTGCTATCCCGCACTTCACCAAGGGCGGCGGCCGTATCATCTCAATCGGATCAGCCCTTGGCGACCGCGTCCCCTTTCCAGGTGTGACGGCTTACGCAATGTCGAAGTCGGCGTTGCATTCGTTTACGCGCGGTCTATCGCGAGAACTTGGGCCACAAGGCATTACCGTCAACCTGGTCTCGCCCGGATCAACCGATACCGAGGCAAATCCGGCAGATGGCGCAAGCGCTGATTTCCAGCGGAGCCTCTCGTCAATTGGGCGCTTTGCGGACCCGCGCGAAATTGCGGACGTTGTTGCATTTCTGGCAAGCCCCGGCGCAAATATGATTACCGGTACAACCGTGACCGTAGACGGAGGCGCAAACGCTTAA
- a CDS encoding AraC family transcriptional regulator, protein MVWTSTVPTLPTPAVFEPMFYAVLRGTKVLIMGANRFELTAGVCAASSFGLPFIHQFIDATPDLPYVAISLHLDTTIITRVMLNMAKRDDRWTCAVAAGELNGLVGEPLGRLVGLLNTPDDIGMLAPHYETELYYRLLQSTMGDTLRQVGQRNERFQQLKTAADWLASNHNEPVNIPDLAASAGMSVTSFHRHFKGVTGFSPLAFQRHVRLLEARKLLAAGSANVSRVAYEVGYVSASQFSREYKSMFGSPPVADLQR, encoded by the coding sequence ATGGTTTGGACGAGTACGGTCCCGACCTTACCAACGCCAGCTGTGTTCGAACCGATGTTTTACGCAGTCTTGCGCGGGACAAAGGTATTAATCATGGGTGCCAATCGCTTCGAGCTGACGGCGGGCGTTTGCGCGGCATCGTCCTTTGGTCTGCCTTTTATCCATCAATTCATCGACGCGACGCCTGATCTGCCTTACGTCGCGATTAGCCTTCATCTTGATACAACTATAATTACGCGTGTCATGCTCAATATGGCCAAACGCGACGACCGCTGGACCTGCGCGGTAGCGGCGGGAGAACTGAACGGCCTGGTCGGCGAGCCGCTGGGTCGGCTTGTCGGGCTTTTGAACACTCCGGACGATATCGGTATGCTCGCGCCGCACTATGAGACTGAACTCTACTACCGCCTGCTCCAGAGTACGATGGGAGATACGCTACGTCAGGTGGGTCAGCGAAACGAGCGGTTCCAGCAACTCAAGACGGCGGCCGACTGGCTGGCTTCCAACCACAATGAGCCCGTCAATATCCCAGATTTGGCGGCGTCCGCGGGAATGAGCGTCACCTCGTTTCATCGGCACTTCAAGGGCGTGACAGGATTCAGCCCGCTTGCTTTTCAACGCCATGTCCGTCTTTTGGAAGCACGAAAGCTCCTGGCCGCCGGTTCCGCCAACGTGTCGCGTGTTGCTTATGAGGTCGGCTACGTTAGCGCATCGCAATTCAGTCGGGAGTACAAGAGCATGTTCGGCAGTCCGCCCGTCGCTGACCTGCAACGGTAA
- a CDS encoding LysR family transcriptional regulator, translated as MDRLVLRDLAVFETVARHRSFTAAAAELGISQSSLSYAVSQLENRIGMALLARTTRNVSPTQAGQRLLDTLVPALKDIDDGLANLQEMRETISGSVRLTMIPVAFETILRPALKSFRQTFPNVSVEVSIDEGLSDIVSDGFDGGIRFNMLVEKDMVSVPLTRSTAVSIVASPDYLEERGVPAEPEDLVRHACIGYRFVSSTRLYRWPLARGKKKAEYGTDGMLVFNDGEAIRAAALDGLGLAYVFRSQVRNDIDLGSLVPVLADWLPDLPGFSLYYPNRARTAPAFRAMIDHLRTTI; from the coding sequence ATGGATCGTCTTGTCCTTCGTGATCTCGCCGTCTTCGAGACAGTCGCGAGACACCGGAGCTTTACCGCTGCAGCTGCAGAACTCGGGATTTCCCAATCCTCTCTCAGCTATGCAGTGAGTCAGCTTGAAAACCGTATCGGCATGGCGCTGCTTGCGCGAACCACGAGGAACGTTTCCCCGACGCAAGCGGGGCAAAGGCTGCTCGATACGTTGGTGCCAGCCCTCAAGGACATCGACGACGGCTTGGCAAATCTTCAGGAGATGCGCGAGACCATCTCGGGTTCGGTGCGCCTGACCATGATCCCTGTCGCCTTTGAAACGATCCTCAGGCCCGCCTTGAAATCGTTCAGGCAGACGTTTCCTAACGTTTCGGTCGAGGTCTCGATCGACGAAGGTTTGAGCGACATTGTTTCCGATGGTTTTGACGGAGGTATCAGGTTTAACATGCTCGTCGAGAAGGACATGGTCTCGGTTCCTTTGACCCGGTCCACTGCGGTATCGATTGTCGCCTCACCCGACTATCTCGAAGAGCGAGGCGTGCCGGCCGAGCCGGAGGACCTCGTCAGGCACGCCTGTATCGGCTACCGTTTTGTCAGCTCGACCAGGCTCTATCGATGGCCGCTAGCGAGGGGCAAAAAGAAAGCCGAATACGGGACCGACGGAATGCTTGTATTCAATGACGGTGAGGCGATCCGCGCCGCAGCGCTGGACGGACTCGGTTTGGCCTACGTGTTTCGTTCGCAAGTTCGCAACGACATCGATTTGGGAAGCCTTGTTCCGGTATTGGCGGACTGGCTGCCAGACCTGCCCGGTTTCAGTCTTTACTATCCTAACAGAGCGCGGACGGCCCCTGCCTTCAGAGCGATGATCGATCATCTGAGAACGACAATATAG